AATACAAATATTTTAAAAACAATGGAGAATAAAGCAAATAATACTATAGAAGGTATGATAAATAAGGCATTGAGTAGATTTCAAAAAGATTTAAAGGTAGATATGATCGGTGTCGGTGACTATATTGAAAAATATAATCCTGGATTATGGGAAAAGATTGGACCTACCTGGAAAGATAAATTTCCTGAAGTAGAAGTTAGGGCAACGGTTTCTACCCATATCAGAAGAATTGGCCTTTACAAATGATTTTAATTGTATATTTTACTTCTTATTTGTTAATAATTGAGATTGTAAGAGTATACCGGCATAACCGGTATACCGGATTAAAATTAATTGGGGGATATAGTGAATGAAAAAAATAATAGCTATCACACTTATTACTATTTTAGCATTTTTATACATTATTCAAAAGCCACGGGATACATATGCTATGAAAGAGGACATATCAAACAAATTAATAAGATTTCATGTTATTGCAAATAGCGATTCGCCAGATGATCAAAATTTAAAACTAAGAGTTAGAGATGCCGTAATAAAGAAGATGAGCTCAAAATTTATTGGAATAAAAGATTTAAAGCAATCCGAGAAGATTATTAAGGAAAACCTTCATGAGATACAAAAGATTGCACAGGATACCGTTTATTCAAACGGCAAAAGATATGAAGTAAATGCAATATATGGTCGCTTTGACTTTCCAACAAAGTATTATGGAACCATTACTCTTCCAGCAGGTAATTACAATGCTCTTAGAATAGTGATAGGTAATGGCGATGGCAAAAATTGGTGGTGTGTGATGTTTCCGCCTTTGTGCTTCGTCGATATAACACATGGTTTATCAAGTGATGAGACTAAAGAGGAATTAAAGCAATACTTATCAGAGGATGAGTTATCAATGATAGAAACAAGTAAACCACCAGTTAAATTTAAAATTGTTGAAGTATTTGAGAAATATTATAAAGACTTGCGCATGGCATTTAAATAAAAAATGTTTTGCTTCAATATTCAGAAAGGAATGTAAGATATATGACAAAATTAAGCCAAAATAATGCGCCTTTATTTGAGGCGCTTAAAAAATATGTAGATGAAAATGTATATGCATTTCATGTTCCAGGGCATAAACATGGAAAGGGCCTCGAAGAGTTTACCGAATATGTTGGAAAAGCTATTATGAATATAGATGTCAATAGTATGGAGGACCTTGACAATCTGGCAAATCCGATTGGAGTTATAAAAGATGCACATGAACTCGCGGCACAGGCTTTTGATGCAGATTATGCTTATTTTCTCATAAATGGTACTACATCAGGTATACAGGCAATGATAATGGCTGCAACAGAGCCGGGGGATAAAATTATAATGCCAAGGAATGCACACAAGTCAGCTTTTTCGGCACTTATATTAGCAGGAGTCGTACCTGTATATATTTATCCTGAGATAAATGAAGAGCTTGACATAGCACTGGGGATAAAAGCTGAACAGGTAAAAGATGCAATCATAACAAATCCTGATGCAAAAGCTGTTCTTATGTTGAATCCTACATATTACGGTATTACATCAGAGCTTAAGGAAATAATCGAGTTAGCCCATAGCTACAATATGGCTGTCTTATGCGATGAAGCCCATGGCAGCCATTTTTATTTTCATCCCAATATGCCACCGGGAGGTATCAAGCTCGGCGCTGATATATCGGCTATGAGCATACATAAAACAGGGGGCTCACTAACACAAAGCTCACTACTTATATCAAAGGGAAATAGAGTTGAACCGCTTATAATAAAATCAATTTTGAATTTGACGCAATCGACATCTGCCTCATATGTCCTTATGGCATCATTGGATGCAGCAAGGAAACAGCTGGCTACAAAAGGTAAAGAGATGCTTGATAAAGTCATATATCTTTCTAAACATGCAAGAGAAGAAATAAATAAAATAAAAGGTATAAGGGCAATTACTCAAGATGACATAAAAGAACCCTTTTTATTTGATCCTACAAAACTAGTTATAAATATAAGCAGAACAGGTATGACAGGGTATGAGATAATGAGGCTTTTAAGAACCGAATATCATGTTCAATTGGAAATGGCTGATTTAAGCAATATTATGGCTATTATAAGCCTTGGTGATGATATAGAGGCTATTGACTATTTGGTAAAATCTTTAAATGAGCTTTTACAAGAAAAGGAAGGTACTAATGAAATAATAACGGGAAGTATAGTAAGGCCTGAAGTAATTGTAGCACCACGGGATGCCTACTATGGCAGAAATAGGTCTGTTCCATTAGACATGGCAGCTGGTGAAATAAGTGCGGAGATGATAATGGCATATCCACCTGGTATACCTATGGTATGTCCAGGTGAAAAGATAACAAAAGACCTCATCGATAGAGTTAAAATGCTTAAAGAACAACATTGCCAACTACAAGGAACAGAAGACCCCAATATAGACCATATAAAAGTTTTAGGACATATGTATAAAGTTTAATCCTCTACAAAAAATATGTATAAATACTAAATTATAGAGGAGGCATAAAATGAGAAAATATTCTGTTTCGAGGTTAAAGATTATAGCACTGATACTCATTCTATTTATAACATTTACATTAGAGTATTCAGCGCTAAATCTCTCAAAGACAGCTATATCCAATTTATATTGGGGTAATACAGG
This portion of the Thermoanaerobacterium sp. RBIITD genome encodes:
- the spoIIR gene encoding stage II sporulation protein R codes for the protein MKKIIAITLITILAFLYIIQKPRDTYAMKEDISNKLIRFHVIANSDSPDDQNLKLRVRDAVIKKMSSKFIGIKDLKQSEKIIKENLHEIQKIAQDTVYSNGKRYEVNAIYGRFDFPTKYYGTITLPAGNYNALRIVIGNGDGKNWWCVMFPPLCFVDITHGLSSDETKEELKQYLSEDELSMIETSKPPVKFKIVEVFEKYYKDLRMAFK
- a CDS encoding aminotransferase class I/II-fold pyridoxal phosphate-dependent enzyme; this translates as MTKLSQNNAPLFEALKKYVDENVYAFHVPGHKHGKGLEEFTEYVGKAIMNIDVNSMEDLDNLANPIGVIKDAHELAAQAFDADYAYFLINGTTSGIQAMIMAATEPGDKIIMPRNAHKSAFSALILAGVVPVYIYPEINEELDIALGIKAEQVKDAIITNPDAKAVLMLNPTYYGITSELKEIIELAHSYNMAVLCDEAHGSHFYFHPNMPPGGIKLGADISAMSIHKTGGSLTQSSLLISKGNRVEPLIIKSILNLTQSTSASYVLMASLDAARKQLATKGKEMLDKVIYLSKHAREEINKIKGIRAITQDDIKEPFLFDPTKLVINISRTGMTGYEIMRLLRTEYHVQLEMADLSNIMAIISLGDDIEAIDYLVKSLNELLQEKEGTNEIITGSIVRPEVIVAPRDAYYGRNRSVPLDMAAGEISAEMIMAYPPGIPMVCPGEKITKDLIDRVKMLKEQHCQLQGTEDPNIDHIKVLGHMYKV